The Anas platyrhynchos isolate ZD024472 breed Pekin duck chromosome 1, IASCAAS_PekinDuck_T2T, whole genome shotgun sequence genomic sequence tgagaaggattttttttttttttttgtctttgataAGATCTCCTTGTCCCGCATTGTTTGGGATTGTGTTCCCTATTCACTGGCTCTGGGGAGTTTTCTCTGATCAGGCTTGTATCTTTACAGGGTGCTTTTGTTGTGGTTTGCAGAGAGTTTACCTGAACAAAGTCAGCCTGCCAGCCATTAAGCACCTAGGGGGCAGAAACTCCCCGCGCCTCAGATctctggggaaggaggagaagggccGGGGCTCCAACCAGCTCAACCAGAAACGAGCCCAAGAAAGGAGGTCACTCCATGCAGCCATGCATATACTCGCCGGCCACTCGCCGAAATTCGCCTTCGGACTTGGTTTTGTTCAATTTGGGGGGCTGCAACCGCACGGAGCCCACCCGGGGGCACCGCGGAGCCCCCTCGGGCCCTGCCCGAcgccggcggcggggcgaggGGCGGTGGAGCCGGGCAGGAGCCCGGGGGCTGCTCTGGGCTGGGCTCCGAGCCGCCGGGCCCTCAGCaggattttcctttcttttcctcttttcctttttttttcaccctttatCCACcctttttcaattttctccaatttttccttttttttttcccaccgtttttcctttattttcccccattttttttcagattttccctccttcttccttttttcccccttttttcgtcttttcttttccctctcctcctaAGCCCGTCCCCAATGGGGAACGCAAAGCAAACCCCAAGGCGGCCAAAAGCGCGCAATAAATTTGTCCCCAGCAAAACGCCCGGGAGCGCACCGGAGCGCAGGGTGGGGGTGGTGGCGGAGGGCCCGCGCCCATGTCGCTGTCGCAACTGACATTCCCGCAGCTTTTGCAACACGTGCCCAAGGTCTGAGGGACGGTTTAACCGCTGCTCTCCCCTCTGTTTGCTGTTCTCAGGGGAGCCCGGTGCAGGGAGAGGCGGGCAGGGAGCCGGGGTGGCCTCATCCTGCTCGCCCTGCGCCCTCCGGGAGCCACCCTGCGGCGGCTGCCGCGCAGCTCCGcgctgcttttgcttttgctttcccaACCCGGGCTTTGTTCCCCGCAGTTAAAACCAGGACGAAAGACAAGTACCGCGTCGTCTACACCGACCACCAGCggctggagctggagaaggagtTCCACTACAGCCGTTACATCACCATCCGCAGGAAAGCGGAGCTGGCCTCCAGCCTGGGGCTGTCGGAGAGGCAGGTGTGTGCTCCAGAGTGTGGGGTCGGGGTGTGTGGGGTCGGGATTTGTGGGGCAGGGACAGGATGCACGCGTCGGAATGTGTAGGGTCGGGTTGTGTAGGGTCGGGTTGTGTAGGGTCGGGTTGTGTAGGGTCGGGATGTGTAGGGTTGGGATGTATGGGGTTGGGATGTATGGGGTTGGGATGTATAGGGTTGGGATGTGTAGTGTCGGGGCGTATAGGGTTAGGACCTGTAGGTTTGGGACCTGTAGGTTTGGGACCTGTAGGTTTGGGACGTGTAGATTTGGGACATGTAGGTTTGGGACGTGTAGGGTCGGGACGTGTAGGGTCAGGATGTGTAGGGTTGGGACGTGTAGGGTTGATATGTATACGGTTGGGATGTGCAGGGTGGGGATGTGTAGGGTCGGGATGCACAGGGACGGGATGCGCACATCGGGATGCAGGGATGCTCGGGGCATAGATGCTTGGGACAGGGGGGCTTAAGTGCAGGGATGCTCGGGGGAGGGATGCTTGGGGCAAGGATGCGCGCTACCAGGGATGCGCACACTG encodes the following:
- the CDX2 gene encoding homeobox protein CDX-2 isoform X1; translated protein: MYVSYLLDKDGPMYPGPVRHSGGLNLAAQNFVGAPQYADYGGYHVNLDSSQSPGTAWPAPYAAPLRDDWGAYGQGAPPAAGAVHGLNGGSPAAAMAYSPAEYHHHHPHAHHHAGPSPHCSAGVMQPLNAAAAGAAPEPLSPGGQRRGLCEWMRKPAQPPLSSQGCFCCGLQRVYLNKVSLPAIKHLGGRNSPRLRSLGKEEKGRGSNQLNQKRAQERRSLHAAMHILAGHSPKFAFGLGFVQFGGLQPHGAHPGAPRSPLGPCPTPAAGRGAVEPGRSPGAALGWAPSRRALSRIFLSFPLFLFFSPFIHPFSIFSNFSFFFSHRFSFIFPHFFSDFPSFFLFSPFFRLFFSLSS